Proteins from a single region of Limosilactobacillus fermentum:
- a CDS encoding glycosyltransferase: MLFFFNDNIQENKSGIEHAQIKRLNLFKKFNQPAKIVIRQYSNELHHVTNAAGIDDADLVNLFDYFQEARLVKAKKVTLQDLTFDPRWKRRADGVSYNYYDGDRRVIYVRRHQRDKHVMNVQYFDRFGKLVKVSWYDNRGFLSVDQLYDWSNQITVQNYFTPTHRLAMTATTTLDKRQKETTVYHLYDYQGQDLQFANFDELTRFFYDQIANDRELTGPGPVGCIVDRSYELGWAVLNMKTRIFRVLQLHNDHVNNPADMLHSPLNYNYDWGLRHLSEWDGVIALTPSQQVDVTDRFGKVAKKVYRVPGAIVPDERLAAKHIPMKKRHRHEVIVIARLSPEKQQDHLLEVWPQILKAVPDAQLNLWGYSNDNFDQKLKQMVKDEHLEKSVHFRGYTTDVGKVNDEAQLMVLPSSAEGLPLSLVEGQSHGLPIVANDIKYGPRDIIVDGQDGILTQNGDKAGLAAAIIDLLEDDDKRQRFSDQAYQDSERYSEANVMKLWQEIIDDMNEGAAK, translated from the coding sequence ATGCTATTTTTCTTTAATGATAATATCCAAGAAAACAAATCCGGGATTGAGCATGCCCAAATCAAGCGGCTAAATCTCTTTAAAAAATTTAACCAGCCGGCCAAGATTGTGATTCGCCAGTACTCCAACGAATTGCATCACGTTACCAATGCGGCCGGAATTGACGATGCCGACCTGGTCAACCTCTTCGACTACTTTCAAGAGGCCCGCCTGGTCAAGGCGAAGAAGGTGACCTTACAAGACCTAACCTTTGACCCCCGCTGGAAGCGCCGCGCCGACGGGGTTAGTTACAACTACTATGATGGCGACCGGCGGGTGATTTACGTGCGCCGCCACCAGCGTGACAAGCACGTGATGAACGTTCAATACTTTGACCGCTTCGGCAAGTTGGTTAAGGTCAGTTGGTACGACAACCGGGGCTTTTTGTCGGTGGACCAGCTCTATGACTGGAGCAACCAGATCACGGTCCAAAACTACTTCACCCCGACCCACCGGCTGGCGATGACGGCCACCACCACCTTAGATAAGCGGCAAAAGGAAACGACCGTCTACCACCTTTACGATTACCAAGGCCAAGACCTTCAGTTTGCAAACTTTGACGAGCTGACCCGCTTCTTTTACGACCAGATCGCAAACGACCGGGAGCTGACCGGACCGGGTCCAGTCGGCTGCATCGTCGACCGCTCCTACGAACTGGGCTGGGCGGTTTTGAACATGAAAACCCGCATCTTCCGGGTCCTCCAGTTACATAACGACCACGTTAACAACCCGGCCGACATGCTTCACTCGCCGTTAAACTACAACTACGATTGGGGCTTGCGCCACTTAAGTGAGTGGGACGGGGTGATCGCCCTGACGCCGTCGCAACAAGTTGACGTCACTGACCGCTTCGGTAAGGTCGCCAAGAAGGTTTACCGGGTGCCGGGGGCGATTGTGCCCGATGAACGCCTGGCCGCCAAGCACATTCCGATGAAAAAGCGCCACCGCCATGAGGTGATCGTGATCGCCCGCCTGTCGCCGGAAAAGCAACAGGACCACCTTTTAGAGGTCTGGCCACAGATTCTAAAGGCGGTGCCCGACGCCCAGTTAAACCTGTGGGGTTATTCCAACGACAACTTCGACCAAAAGCTCAAGCAGATGGTTAAAGACGAGCACTTGGAAAAGTCGGTTCACTTCCGCGGTTACACGACCGACGTGGGTAAGGTTAACGACGAGGCCCAACTAATGGTGCTGCCGTCCAGCGCCGAGGGCTTGCCGCTGTCCTTAGTTGAGGGCCAATCGCACGGGCTGCCAATCGTGGCTAACGACATTAAATACGGGCCGCGCGACATCATCGTTGACGGCCAGGACGGGATCTTAACCCAAAACGGCGATAAAGCGGGGCTGGCCGCGGCGATCATCGACCTCTTAGAAGATGATGACAAGCGCCAACGGTTCAGCGACCAGGCCTACCAGGACAGCGAGCGCTATTCGGAGGCCAACGTGATGAAGTTGTGGCAAGAAATCATTGACGACATGAACGAGGGGGCGGCAAAATAA
- the asp1 gene encoding accessory Sec system glycosyltransferase Asp1 has translation MNFFVNQYLVTKNSSIEHAELKRLALFNGHEPGSAKLLTQDFAPTLDQTLERFGLQRDAVINMFDFFAGTTDYVGAPLKVDGLAYDGDLQMGTGNNFRELKRGGRLVSEVHFIGGTVAQVGNVDYFDDAGNLTLRQIYDLRGFLAVNQYYGRAGELFYERYQRPDGTVYLERYYVQSTENTPINSLNVLKDYQGRDRFFYDQEGLFTFFLDEVNRAFGENNRFFADRPAVAINPILNMTSKVKRYLWLAMRAVDDGQDLATGSLDTMVDAALQHGRKWTGVVVATAAQAADLKPRLPKGLKCYVVNNSPVKVDRTPILIQDRPAQRVIAVGRLGADKQTDQLIDLFARVHTVRPKATLTFYGYGNQADMQSYQERVKAANLEQVVTFADYVVDLEPVYDQASLLVDASRVDAQPLAMAEALSHGVPVVSYDYAYGPSELVIPGQTGELVPLGNRDAFVKAVIDLLSDPTKLQDFSTAAYQNLTPFSEATTWQQWQALK, from the coding sequence ATGAATTTCTTCGTTAACCAATACCTGGTAACTAAAAACTCGAGCATTGAACACGCCGAACTAAAGCGGCTGGCCCTCTTCAACGGTCACGAGCCCGGGTCGGCTAAGCTCTTGACCCAGGACTTTGCACCGACTTTGGATCAGACCTTAGAGCGGTTTGGTTTACAGCGCGACGCCGTTATTAACATGTTCGACTTTTTTGCGGGCACCACCGACTACGTGGGGGCGCCCTTAAAAGTCGACGGCCTGGCCTATGACGGCGACTTGCAGATGGGGACCGGGAACAACTTTCGCGAGTTAAAGCGCGGGGGCCGGCTGGTCAGCGAGGTTCACTTCATTGGCGGGACGGTCGCCCAGGTGGGTAACGTCGATTACTTCGACGACGCCGGCAACCTGACCCTGCGCCAAATCTACGACCTGCGCGGTTTCTTGGCGGTTAACCAGTACTACGGCCGGGCGGGCGAACTTTTTTACGAACGCTATCAGCGCCCGGACGGCACCGTTTACCTGGAGCGCTACTACGTCCAGTCAACCGAAAACACACCGATCAACTCGCTCAACGTCTTAAAGGACTACCAGGGGCGCGACCGCTTCTTCTATGACCAAGAGGGACTCTTCACCTTCTTCTTGGACGAGGTTAACCGGGCCTTTGGCGAAAACAACCGCTTCTTTGCCGACCGGCCGGCCGTGGCGATCAACCCAATTTTGAACATGACCAGCAAGGTCAAGCGTTACTTGTGGCTGGCGATGCGGGCGGTGGACGACGGCCAAGACCTAGCAACCGGTAGCCTAGACACGATGGTCGACGCCGCCTTGCAACACGGCCGCAAGTGGACCGGGGTGGTGGTTGCCACCGCAGCCCAAGCCGCCGACCTGAAGCCGCGCCTGCCGAAGGGACTCAAGTGCTACGTGGTTAATAACTCCCCGGTTAAAGTCGACCGAACGCCGATCTTGATTCAGGACCGGCCGGCCCAACGCGTGATTGCCGTCGGGCGGCTGGGCGCCGACAAGCAAACCGACCAGCTAATCGACCTCTTCGCCCGGGTTCACACCGTCCGGCCTAAGGCGACCCTGACCTTCTACGGTTACGGCAATCAAGCCGATATGCAGTCCTACCAGGAGCGAGTCAAGGCGGCCAACTTGGAGCAGGTGGTCACCTTCGCCGATTACGTGGTCGACCTCGAGCCGGTGTACGACCAGGCCAGCCTGTTGGTGGACGCCAGCCGGGTGGACGCCCAGCCGCTGGCGATGGCCGAGGCCCTAAGTCACGGGGTACCGGTGGTCAGTTACGATTACGCCTACGGGCCAAGTGAGCTGGTTATCCCGGGCCAAACCGGAGAACTGGTGCCACTGGGCAACCGCGACGCCTTTGTGAAGGCCGTGATCGACTTATTGAGCGACCCAACGAAGTTGCAGGACTTCAGCACGGCCGCCTACCAGAATTTAACCCCGTTTAGCGAAGCGACGACTTGGCAGCAGTGGCAAGCCCTCAAGTAG
- a CDS encoding MetQ/NlpA family ABC transporter substrate-binding protein, which produces MKNKNWIIWVVVAVVIVVIGWFSFGHSSQTSSKTVTVGVVGQTSQDEAIWKEIAKVAKDKYGVTVKLKNFSDYNQPNKALQNGDVDLNAFQHQAFLDAWNKANKGTLVSIGKTFITPIHLYSKKVTDVKDLPDGATIAVPNDASNESRALFLLKNAGLITLKTSAGSLATVKDIQDNPKNLKIKEVAAEQTARTLDDVDAAVVNTNYAVAAKLPDSEIIYTEPVNKDSEQWINLIAAKKSDANKEAYKDVVKAYHTSQVKKVIQKEYGNKEIPAWDLKLK; this is translated from the coding sequence ATGAAGAATAAAAATTGGATTATCTGGGTCGTCGTGGCTGTGGTGATTGTCGTGATCGGTTGGTTCTCATTTGGTCACAGTTCGCAAACCAGTAGCAAGACGGTTACCGTCGGGGTGGTTGGTCAAACCAGTCAGGACGAAGCCATCTGGAAAGAAATTGCCAAGGTGGCCAAGGACAAGTACGGGGTCACGGTTAAGCTCAAGAACTTCTCCGATTACAACCAACCAAACAAGGCCCTGCAAAACGGGGATGTGGACTTGAACGCCTTCCAACACCAGGCCTTCTTAGACGCTTGGAACAAGGCTAACAAGGGGACTTTGGTATCAATTGGGAAGACCTTCATCACCCCAATTCACCTTTACTCCAAGAAGGTGACTGACGTTAAGGACCTGCCGGACGGGGCAACGATCGCCGTGCCAAACGACGCCTCCAACGAATCCCGGGCCCTCTTCTTGCTCAAGAACGCCGGCTTGATTACCTTAAAGACCAGCGCCGGTTCCTTAGCAACGGTTAAAGACATCCAGGACAACCCGAAGAACTTGAAGATCAAAGAAGTCGCCGCTGAACAAACGGCCCGGACCTTAGACGACGTTGACGCCGCCGTGGTTAACACCAACTACGCCGTGGCCGCTAAGTTACCGGACAGCGAAATCATCTACACGGAACCAGTTAACAAGGACTCCGAACAATGGATTAACTTGATCGCCGCTAAGAAGTCTGACGCCAACAAGGAAGCTTACAAGGACGTTGTTAAGGCTTACCACACGAGCCAAGTGAAGAAGGTTATCCAAAAGGAATACGGTAACAAGGAAATTCCTGCCTGGGACCTGAAGTTAAAGTAA
- a CDS encoding methionine ABC transporter ATP-binding protein codes for MADIISLDHIDVTFPQKKGEPVRAVSDVNLHVEKGDIYGVVGYSGAGKSTLVRTINLLQKPTEGTVTVGGTVLFKDHAQQVSNAELQAKRRNIGMIFQHFNLLNETTVVDNVLFALKHAKLKDKEAQEKALNLLELVGLKDKAQAFPVQLSGGEQQRVAIARALANDPEILISDEATSALDPRTTNQILDLLRDLNKKLGLTIVLITHEMEAVKRVANKIAVMQHGVIIEQGSLRDIYLRPKQELTRQFVGGSLAAIETLKAFNLGTLAANERLYQLVFSAKTVTKSIILELYRQSGVDVSMLYGNIEVLGDEPVGTLFVIVTGDDNQQAGALQFLNDNQVEVTQIDDRGIWND; via the coding sequence ATGGCAGACATTATTTCATTAGACCACATTGATGTAACCTTCCCCCAAAAGAAGGGGGAACCGGTCCGGGCCGTTTCGGACGTCAACTTGCACGTCGAAAAGGGCGATATTTACGGGGTGGTTGGTTACTCGGGGGCCGGGAAGTCGACCCTAGTTCGAACGATCAACCTCTTGCAAAAGCCCACCGAGGGAACGGTGACCGTTGGCGGAACGGTCTTGTTTAAAGACCACGCCCAACAAGTCAGCAATGCCGAATTACAGGCCAAGCGCCGGAATATCGGAATGATTTTTCAGCACTTCAACCTGTTGAACGAAACGACGGTGGTGGACAATGTCTTGTTTGCCCTCAAACACGCCAAGCTAAAGGACAAGGAGGCCCAAGAAAAGGCCTTGAACCTGCTGGAACTGGTTGGCTTAAAGGACAAGGCCCAGGCCTTCCCGGTACAGCTGTCCGGGGGGGAACAGCAACGGGTGGCGATCGCCCGTGCCCTGGCTAACGACCCGGAAATCCTGATTTCAGACGAAGCGACCAGCGCCCTGGACCCGCGGACGACCAACCAGATCTTGGACCTCTTGCGCGACTTGAACAAGAAGCTGGGCTTGACGATCGTCTTGATCACCCACGAAATGGAGGCCGTCAAGCGGGTGGCCAACAAGATTGCCGTCATGCAACACGGGGTGATTATCGAACAGGGCAGCCTGCGCGACATTTACCTGCGGCCAAAGCAGGAACTAACCCGCCAGTTCGTGGGTGGCTCCCTGGCCGCCATCGAAACTTTGAAGGCCTTCAACCTGGGCACCCTGGCCGCAAACGAGCGCCTCTACCAGCTGGTCTTCTCGGCCAAGACGGTCACTAAGTCGATCATCTTGGAGCTCTACCGGCAAAGCGGGGTCGACGTTTCGATGCTCTACGGTAACATTGAGGTCTTAGGCGACGAACCGGTCGGGACCCTCTTTGTGATCGTAACCGGTGATGATAATCAACAGGCCGGCGCCCTTCAGTTCTTGAATGATAATCAGGTGGAAGTAACGCAAATTGATGATCGGGGGATTTGGAATGACTAG
- a CDS encoding methionine ABC transporter permease: MTSFLTHYMPNVVQLGWTGDTGWGTSIVQTLYMTFWPAIFGGILGLIFGVALVITKPGGILENAFWFGLCDKVVSLFRAIPFIILLAFIAPFTQLLVGTQIGMTAALVPLSLGVFPFFARQVQVALESVDSGKVEAAQALGATNTDIIFDVYIREARSELVRVSTVTLISLIGLTAMAGAIGAGGLGNTAISYGYNRFNNDVTLVATLLVLLLVLIVQLVGDWLAQRLNHQAR; this comes from the coding sequence ATGACTAGTTTCTTAACGCATTACATGCCCAACGTGGTTCAACTCGGCTGGACCGGCGATACCGGGTGGGGAACGTCGATCGTCCAGACCCTGTACATGACCTTTTGGCCGGCAATTTTTGGGGGGATCCTGGGGTTGATCTTCGGGGTCGCCCTGGTGATTACCAAGCCGGGCGGCATCTTAGAAAACGCCTTTTGGTTTGGCCTTTGCGATAAGGTGGTCTCCTTATTCCGGGCGATCCCCTTCATTATCTTATTGGCCTTCATTGCACCGTTCACCCAGCTGTTAGTCGGGACCCAAATCGGGATGACGGCGGCCCTGGTGCCACTGTCACTCGGGGTCTTTCCCTTCTTTGCCCGGCAAGTCCAAGTCGCCCTTGAATCGGTCGACAGCGGGAAGGTGGAAGCGGCCCAGGCCTTGGGTGCTACTAACACCGACATCATCTTTGACGTCTACATCCGCGAAGCCCGCTCCGAACTGGTTCGGGTCTCCACGGTGACCCTGATCTCATTGATTGGCCTGACCGCGATGGCCGGGGCCATCGGGGCCGGGGGACTGGGGAACACCGCCATTTCCTACGGTTACAACCGGTTCAACAATGACGTTACCCTGGTAGCCACCCTCTTGGTCTTGTTGTTAGTCCTGATCGTGCAGTTGGTCGGGGACTGGTTGGCGCAACGCCTTAATCACCAGGCACGGTAA
- a CDS encoding ArgE/DapE family deacylase, translating to MDQIERTRVLSDLVKINSINGNELEVANYLRRLFEQHGLTADVQPFGEQRANLIVEVGAGKPILGITGHMDTVALGDEKKWHHAPLSATIEGDRLYGRGAADMKSGLAAQVIALIELVESGTLTGHVRFIATAGEEYGTPGANRLEEAGVAKDLNALVVGEPTSGNVIYAHSGSYNYRIVSTGRAVHSSEPERGQNALEPLVDFALAERDLFFDVPDDPCLGPLKHSVTIIQGGEQVNTIPDYAELRGNIRPTMRFDNDHVTARLQAAVDRLNQEGATHLTLEVLHSWRPVASDPNGDFVKRALQASQEAFAKYPGHATPELGVIHGATDASVFVKHHHDLPVILLGADDWNISHQVNEYTTLSSFEATIEAYKRLIPAFFE from the coding sequence ATGGATCAAATCGAACGGACCCGGGTGCTTAGCGACCTGGTCAAAATTAATAGTATCAACGGCAATGAACTAGAAGTGGCCAATTACTTGCGCCGCCTGTTTGAACAGCACGGGTTGACGGCCGACGTCCAGCCCTTCGGCGAGCAGCGGGCCAACCTGATTGTAGAGGTGGGCGCCGGTAAACCAATCCTGGGGATCACCGGCCACATGGACACGGTCGCCCTGGGCGATGAAAAGAAGTGGCACCACGCCCCCCTGAGCGCCACGATTGAAGGGGACCGCCTGTACGGACGAGGGGCCGCCGACATGAAGTCGGGCCTGGCCGCCCAGGTGATTGCCCTGATTGAATTGGTTGAATCAGGAACCCTGACTGGTCACGTCCGCTTCATCGCTACGGCCGGTGAGGAGTACGGGACCCCGGGTGCTAACCGCCTGGAAGAAGCGGGGGTGGCTAAGGACCTGAACGCCCTGGTGGTCGGGGAGCCCACCAGCGGGAACGTCATCTACGCCCACTCGGGAAGCTACAACTACCGGATCGTTTCAACTGGCCGGGCGGTGCACTCTTCGGAACCGGAACGCGGCCAAAATGCCCTGGAGCCCCTGGTCGACTTTGCCCTGGCCGAACGCGACCTCTTCTTTGACGTTCCGGATGACCCCTGCCTGGGGCCGCTCAAGCACTCGGTGACGATTATTCAAGGGGGCGAGCAGGTCAACACGATCCCGGACTACGCGGAACTGCGGGGGAACATCCGCCCCACGATGCGCTTTGATAACGACCACGTTACCGCCCGTTTGCAGGCCGCCGTGGACCGTCTTAACCAGGAGGGTGCTACCCATTTAACCCTGGAAGTGCTCCACTCCTGGCGCCCGGTGGCCTCCGATCCCAACGGTGACTTTGTCAAGCGGGCCCTACAAGCTAGCCAGGAGGCCTTTGCAAAGTACCCGGGGCACGCGACCCCAGAACTCGGGGTCATCCACGGGGCGACCGACGCTTCGGTTTTCGTCAAGCACCACCACGACCTGCCGGTGATTTTACTGGGGGCCGACGACTGGAACATTTCCCACCAAGTTAACGAGTACACCACCCTGTCTTCTTTTGAGGCAACGATTGAAGCTTACAAGCGCTTGATCCCGGCCTTTTTTGAGTAA
- the rlmD gene encoding 23S rRNA (uracil(1939)-C(5))-methyltransferase RlmD yields the protein MQKPTHRNFKRRPKRYAHPVDAKVGDRFPLSIKKLGVEGQGIGYFKHKVCFVPGALPGEVVVAEVTVVHDNYLEAKLHQLRQPSPDRVTPKDAYAGLAGGFELETLAYDKQLAFKKQVVLEALAKFKPLGYRHYWVKDTLAAPHPYGYRNKAQFQVRMQDGHVVAGLYQADSHTVVDMQTCAVQMPGTMKVINTLVKLIEELAIPVYNEANQSGIIKTLAVRESLATGQIQVAIITNTAKLIKKHALLVAIEDQLPEVTSVVQNVNPGDTPLVWGDETTLLYGQDYITESLMGLDFRLSARSFLQLNPEQTEVLYEEAAKALDLSKDDTLIDAYAGIGTIGLSLANRVKQVIGMETIADAVQDANNNATLNGVTNARYEVGPAEELLPKWRSQGQHFDALVVDPPRTGLDNALIDTILQEKPAKFAYVSCNMATLARNLARLVPTYRVAYIQPVDMLPQTPRCEAVVKLVLNED from the coding sequence ATGCAAAAACCAACACACCGTAATTTCAAGCGGCGGCCCAAGCGCTACGCCCACCCGGTCGACGCTAAGGTCGGCGACCGCTTCCCCCTGTCAATTAAAAAACTCGGGGTCGAGGGGCAAGGAATCGGCTACTTCAAACACAAAGTCTGCTTTGTCCCCGGCGCCCTGCCGGGAGAAGTCGTCGTCGCTGAAGTCACCGTCGTCCACGACAACTACTTAGAGGCCAAGCTCCACCAACTCCGCCAACCCAGCCCGGACCGGGTCACACCTAAGGACGCCTACGCTGGGCTGGCCGGGGGCTTTGAACTCGAAACCCTGGCCTACGACAAGCAACTGGCCTTTAAAAAGCAGGTAGTCTTAGAGGCACTGGCCAAGTTCAAGCCCCTGGGTTACCGCCACTACTGGGTTAAGGATACCCTGGCCGCCCCGCACCCCTACGGCTACCGTAACAAGGCCCAGTTCCAGGTCCGCATGCAAGATGGGCACGTGGTGGCGGGACTCTACCAAGCCGACAGCCACACCGTCGTTGACATGCAAACCTGCGCCGTTCAAATGCCGGGGACGATGAAGGTCATCAACACCCTGGTCAAACTGATTGAGGAATTGGCGATCCCGGTTTATAACGAAGCCAACCAGTCCGGGATCATCAAGACCCTGGCGGTCCGCGAATCGCTGGCGACCGGACAAATTCAGGTGGCCATCATTACCAACACGGCCAAGTTGATCAAAAAACACGCCCTCTTGGTGGCGATTGAAGACCAACTCCCCGAAGTCACCTCGGTGGTCCAAAACGTCAACCCCGGCGACACCCCCCTGGTTTGGGGCGACGAGACCACCCTCTTGTACGGGCAAGACTACATCACCGAGAGCCTGATGGGGCTGGACTTCCGCCTGTCGGCACGGTCATTTTTGCAGCTCAACCCGGAACAAACCGAGGTTCTATACGAAGAAGCGGCTAAGGCCCTGGACCTGTCCAAGGACGACACCCTGATCGACGCCTACGCCGGGATCGGGACGATCGGCCTGTCCTTAGCCAACCGGGTCAAGCAAGTGATCGGGATGGAGACGATCGCCGACGCCGTCCAAGACGCCAACAATAACGCTACCTTAAACGGGGTCACCAACGCCCGCTACGAAGTCGGCCCGGCCGAAGAGCTCCTGCCGAAATGGCGCAGTCAGGGCCAACACTTTGACGCCCTGGTGGTTGACCCGCCGCGGACCGGGCTGGACAACGCCTTGATCGATACGATCCTCCAGGAAAAGCCGGCCAAGTTTGCCTACGTCTCCTGCAATATGGCCACCTTGGCCCGTAACCTAGCCCGCCTGGTCCCGACCTACCGGGTTGCTTACATCCAGCCGGTCGACATGCTACCGCAAACGCCCCGGTGCGAAGCGGTGGTTAAGTTGGTCTTGAATGAAGATTAG
- the tnpA gene encoding IS200/IS605 family transposase — translation MTKEKIKDAIYTRRYIYNFHYHLIWVTKYRNQTFTTEVLSNEMKAILQQVADDNDIVIEKMEVMPDHIHMLISFPPSKAPASAIKALKGRSAYIFLQNHPEIRCSQYWGGHLWSPSYYMSTLGNMSKEVVEKYINDQKYTETNKKPHKGAQ, via the coding sequence ATGACTAAAGAAAAAATCAAAGATGCCATTTATACTCGTCGTTATATCTATAATTTCCATTATCATTTGATCTGGGTAACTAAGTATCGCAATCAGACTTTTACAACCGAGGTCTTATCTAACGAAATGAAAGCTATCTTGCAGCAAGTTGCAGATGACAATGACATCGTAATCGAAAAGATGGAAGTCATGCCGGATCACATTCATATGCTGATCAGTTTTCCGCCAAGCAAAGCTCCGGCTAGTGCCATTAAGGCGCTCAAAGGACGTAGTGCCTATATTTTTTTACAGAATCATCCAGAAATACGATGTAGCCAATATTGGGGCGGTCATCTTTGGTCGCCGAGTTACTATATGAGTACATTGGGCAATATGAGCAAAGAAGTTGTCGAGAAATATATCAATGACCAAAAATATACAGAAACAAACAAAAAGCCCCATAAAGGGGCTCAATAG
- a CDS encoding RNA-guided endonuclease InsQ/TnpB family protein → MKSMAKMKYHYGLKMRCYPSDQQKQLIKINSDASRFIYNEMVAINKELMQLRRVKLPIDIVQDRIKQLTMRQNAKQMSNHYQFLEDKRIDSLTKANAIQNYRKAWNAFRKVHATGVPKFHRKSYHWRYQTNCQYPGQKNALLTNGTVCFLDNSHVKVPKIGLLRVAGSQARLLKRICETRIGTVTLTKDSADRFFLSMQLASDESFVKVSKATHGHVGIDLNTDNFLTDSEGNIVPNPRYYRTIKGKLAKEQRILSRRQQRAKKEHRSLRDSKNYQKQRLLVAKLHAKVMNQRHNFLQQISTALIKNHDLVVAEELRSKNLLKNHALALSISDVGWRTFLGMLAYKAKLYGRQFITINPRNTTQTCRDCGFVMGTNGTDKLTLDDRNWTCPNCGIHHIRDWNAAKNILDKGIAKLA, encoded by the coding sequence ATGAAGTCAATGGCAAAAATGAAATATCATTATGGCCTAAAAATGCGCTGCTATCCTAGTGACCAACAAAAGCAGTTGATTAAAATCAACAGTGACGCTAGTCGCTTTATCTATAACGAAATGGTTGCGATCAATAAGGAACTGATGCAGCTTCGCAGAGTTAAGCTACCGATTGACATAGTTCAGGATCGTATTAAGCAACTAACTATGCGCCAAAACGCTAAGCAAATGTCTAATCACTATCAATTCTTAGAAGATAAACGAATTGATAGTTTGACGAAAGCTAATGCCATTCAGAACTATCGAAAAGCTTGGAATGCTTTTCGGAAGGTTCACGCCACTGGCGTTCCCAAATTTCATCGAAAGAGTTATCACTGGCGGTATCAAACCAATTGTCAATACCCGGGGCAAAAAAATGCGTTGCTAACTAACGGTACAGTCTGTTTTCTAGATAATAGTCATGTCAAAGTACCTAAAATAGGACTGTTACGTGTTGCCGGTTCGCAAGCACGGCTTTTGAAAAGAATATGCGAGACTAGAATTGGTACCGTGACGTTGACTAAAGATTCAGCGGATCGCTTCTTTTTATCAATGCAGTTAGCTTCAGATGAATCTTTTGTTAAAGTGTCCAAAGCTACTCATGGACATGTTGGAATTGATCTTAATACTGATAACTTCTTAACCGACAGTGAAGGCAACATAGTTCCTAATCCACGATATTACCGCACTATTAAAGGCAAATTAGCCAAAGAACAGCGCATTTTATCTAGACGGCAACAACGTGCAAAAAAAGAACATCGTTCTTTACGAGATAGTAAAAATTATCAAAAACAGCGCTTGTTAGTCGCTAAACTCCATGCCAAGGTAATGAACCAAAGGCATAATTTTCTCCAACAAATTTCTACCGCATTAATCAAGAACCACGATTTAGTAGTAGCCGAGGAGTTGCGTAGCAAGAATTTGCTTAAAAATCATGCTTTGGCACTTAGTATTTCTGACGTTGGCTGGCGAACATTTCTTGGCATGTTGGCTTATAAAGCAAAGCTTTATGGGCGTCAATTTATCACAATCAACCCAAGAAATACTACCCAAACATGTCGCGATTGTGGCTTTGTAATGGGCACTAATGGGACGGACAAACTAACATTAGATGATAGAAACTGGACTTGTCCTAACTGTGGTATTCACCATATTCGTGACTGGAACGCAGCTAAAAACATTCTTGATAAGGGAATAGCTAAACTAGCCTAG